Proteins co-encoded in one Saprospira grandis genomic window:
- a CDS encoding DUF418 domain-containing protein → MKKRIIGIDLARSLAVIGMIIVNFKVVLGGKGSPQLKALASLFDGKAAALFVVLAGVGLALMTKSALKNKQLVKLSVIKKKIAKRALFLFVVGLSYIYIWPADILHFYGVYMLAILLLLKARQTVLLLSSLAFIFIYPFVLYFIPYETSWNFENLTYFDFWSINGFFRNLFVNGFHPVLPWTSFMLFGYWLGQQDLQNSKFVGRFLFGGGAVFLFIQLIALAGSHIVGLEENGWSTILATSPMPPYPLYMFNGISFAATLISICILIGQRFSTNLIVLLLNKLGQLALSVYVAHIVIGITAVELLWPNSLGTYSIVFSFTYALVFSLLAVAFSFFWLSYFKLGPLEWLMRKVCGH, encoded by the coding sequence ATGAAGAAACGGATAATAGGTATTGACCTAGCTAGATCCCTAGCTGTTATAGGAATGATTATCGTTAATTTTAAAGTAGTTTTAGGAGGAAAGGGTAGCCCCCAACTAAAAGCATTAGCTAGTCTTTTTGATGGAAAAGCCGCTGCCTTATTTGTGGTTTTGGCTGGAGTGGGTTTAGCCTTGATGACTAAATCTGCTTTGAAAAATAAGCAGCTAGTTAAACTAAGCGTAATTAAGAAAAAAATAGCCAAGCGAGCTCTTTTTCTCTTTGTTGTGGGGCTATCTTATATTTATATTTGGCCAGCAGATATTCTCCATTTTTATGGTGTATACATGTTGGCCATTTTACTTTTATTAAAGGCAAGGCAAACTGTATTATTGCTTAGTAGTTTGGCCTTTATTTTTATCTACCCATTTGTGCTGTATTTTATTCCCTATGAAACTTCTTGGAATTTTGAAAACTTGACTTATTTTGATTTCTGGTCAATAAATGGCTTCTTTAGAAATCTATTTGTTAATGGTTTTCACCCCGTGTTGCCTTGGACTTCTTTCATGTTATTTGGCTACTGGCTAGGCCAGCAAGACTTACAAAACTCTAAGTTTGTTGGTCGATTTTTGTTTGGGGGAGGCGCAGTGTTTCTCTTCATTCAACTTATAGCATTGGCAGGAAGTCATATAGTTGGCTTAGAAGAAAATGGATGGAGTACTATCTTAGCAACAAGCCCTATGCCTCCATATCCTTTATATATGTTTAATGGAATTTCATTTGCTGCTACTCTTATTTCTATTTGTATTTTGATTGGACAAAGATTTTCGACCAATTTAATTGTACTTCTTTTAAATAAACTAGGGCAGTTGGCTCTTAGCGTTTATGTTGCCCATATTGTGATCGGAATAACGGCCGTAGAATTGCTCTGGCCTAATAGCTTGGGGACCTACTCTATTGTTTTTTCTTTTACTTATGCTTTAGTCTTTAGCTTGCTGGCTGTTGCATTTTCTTTTTTTTGGCTTAGTTATTTTAAACTAGGTCCGTTAGAATGGCTAATGCGTAAAGTTTGTGGGCATTAG
- a CDS encoding zinc-dependent metalloprotease, protein MMLRTLLFLPLLLLSSYLLAQEPFEWLSCGSPSHKSAWLKNYQANPSQYAPLLAAKSNSTQYIGLTIHQVFKDDSTGSIPIDQILQSVCQLNTDFAATGIQFYVEPPISKIYDTDFYVHDSVSQGGQKMLQYNRDSSLNVYFVASPASGNCGYNLPYAGVAMSNSCLTGHTFAHELGHALGLPHTFIGWEGGQSWNGSPQTSFSQPAPTQVTINYTDFKDQPYPDTLIIDTLLVEKVPRTGPNANCGIAADGFCDTPADYLAYRWVCNSTNASSTIYQLDPDSVAFLSDGWYIMSYALSSCQVGFSQEQIQAMNAFLLTERGHWIGQPSSLDSFSNLSTLLSPSQNAIIPAEYPLFQWNATAGATHYLFQLYKEPMGGGQVIEEVIVADTFFQSNRILSPRPNMFPYSWRVMPLTYNYFCAGYGPTQQFNTNSPTALTDLDMPVLSDFQLGPNPLPQGQPLQILWTLEGEKMGQWRIFNAQGQLIWEQSAQLQAGAGRYQLQLPTDWASGSYFLQFRSKTGEMQGKLFIIK, encoded by the coding sequence ATGATGCTAAGAACTTTATTATTCCTCCCCTTACTTTTGCTGAGCAGCTATTTATTGGCCCAAGAACCCTTTGAGTGGTTGTCTTGTGGCAGCCCCTCGCATAAGTCGGCCTGGCTAAAGAATTATCAGGCCAATCCCAGCCAATATGCGCCCCTCTTGGCGGCAAAATCTAATAGTACCCAATATATTGGACTAACAATTCATCAGGTATTTAAGGATGATAGCACGGGCAGTATTCCTATCGATCAGATTCTGCAGTCGGTCTGCCAGCTCAATACCGATTTTGCGGCCACGGGCATCCAGTTTTATGTAGAGCCCCCCATTAGCAAGATTTATGATACCGACTTTTATGTGCATGATTCGGTCTCACAGGGCGGCCAAAAGATGCTGCAATATAATAGAGATAGCAGCCTGAATGTCTATTTTGTGGCTTCTCCAGCCTCTGGAAACTGCGGCTATAATCTGCCTTATGCTGGGGTGGCCATGAGCAATAGTTGCCTGACGGGACACACCTTTGCCCATGAGTTGGGCCATGCTTTGGGCTTGCCGCATACCTTTATTGGTTGGGAAGGGGGGCAAAGTTGGAACGGCAGTCCGCAGACTAGTTTTTCGCAGCCAGCGCCCACGCAAGTGACCATTAACTACACCGATTTTAAGGACCAGCCTTATCCCGATACCCTAATTATCGACACCCTTTTGGTCGAAAAGGTGCCCAGAACAGGCCCCAATGCCAACTGTGGTATTGCCGCCGATGGTTTTTGTGATACTCCAGCCGATTATCTGGCCTATCGTTGGGTTTGTAATTCGACGAATGCCAGCAGCACCATTTATCAGTTAGATCCCGATAGCGTGGCTTTTCTAAGTGATGGTTGGTATATTATGTCTTATGCCTTGAGCAGCTGCCAAGTTGGCTTTTCTCAGGAGCAAATTCAGGCCATGAATGCCTTTTTATTGACGGAGCGAGGGCATTGGATCGGGCAGCCTAGCAGCCTAGACAGCTTTAGTAATTTGAGTACTTTGCTCAGCCCTAGCCAAAATGCCATTATTCCCGCCGAATATCCGCTCTTTCAATGGAATGCCACGGCTGGAGCAACGCACTACCTTTTTCAGCTCTACAAAGAGCCCATGGGAGGCGGCCAAGTTATTGAAGAAGTGATTGTGGCCGACACCTTTTTTCAGAGCAACCGCATTTTGTCGCCTCGTCCCAATATGTTCCCTTATAGCTGGCGGGTGATGCCCTTAACCTACAACTATTTTTGTGCGGGTTATGGCCCCACACAGCAGTTTAATACCAACTCGCCCACGGCCCTAACTGATTTGGATATGCCCGTTTTATCGGACTTTCAGTTGGGGCCCAACCCTTTGCCGCAGGGGCAGCCTTTGCAAATTTTATGGACCCTAGAGGGAGAAAAAATGGGCCAATGGCGAATTTTTAATGCTCAAGGACAGTTGATCTGGGAACAA